One region of Corallococcus silvisoli genomic DNA includes:
- a CDS encoding flavin monoamine oxidase family protein, protein MDLRVDVVVIGAGVAGLTAARHIVRTGATVAVLEARDRVGGRTLTRDVGGGPVDLGGQWVGPRQRHVLKLADTLGLQRFPQHHQGTKVLELRGERRTYRGKVPALPLLSLLDLQRVIWKLDGLARRVPREQPAAAPKAAAWDALTLEDWKQRHVHTWGARAALDIATRAVFAAEPSELSFLDFLSYVHSSGGLMPLTEVEGGAQAERFVDGAQSLSRRLAEALPPDRVFLRAPVKAVLQDAEGVTAITEDGRTLRARHAVVATPPALAERIDFGGDLPPGRRLAHANMPMGSVIKVVATYATPFWREAGLSGEAVSDVGPVRLCFDDCGPGGHHPALVGFFLGDTARAWTGRPTVDLHRAALADFARFFGPQALAPVAIAALDWKQEPFSSGCYVGLPRPGTVTAIGDALRAPFGRVHWAGTETAIEGRGYLDGAVESGERAATEIAARLSAPVAT, encoded by the coding sequence ATGGACCTGCGCGTGGACGTGGTCGTCATCGGCGCGGGCGTCGCGGGACTCACCGCCGCCCGGCACATCGTCCGCACCGGCGCCACCGTGGCCGTGCTGGAGGCGCGCGACCGCGTGGGCGGACGCACCCTCACCCGCGACGTGGGGGGCGGCCCCGTGGACCTGGGCGGCCAGTGGGTGGGGCCCCGGCAGCGCCACGTGCTCAAGCTCGCGGACACCCTGGGACTCCAGCGCTTCCCCCAGCACCACCAGGGCACCAAGGTGCTGGAGCTGCGCGGCGAGCGCCGCACGTACCGGGGCAAGGTGCCCGCCCTGCCCCTGCTGTCGCTGCTCGACCTGCAGCGCGTCATCTGGAAGCTGGACGGACTGGCCAGGCGCGTCCCCCGCGAACAGCCCGCCGCCGCGCCGAAGGCCGCCGCGTGGGACGCCCTCACCCTGGAGGACTGGAAGCAGCGCCACGTGCACACGTGGGGCGCCCGCGCCGCGCTGGACATCGCCACCCGCGCGGTGTTCGCGGCGGAGCCCTCTGAACTGTCGTTCCTGGACTTCCTCTCCTACGTGCACTCCAGCGGCGGCCTCATGCCCCTGACCGAGGTCGAGGGCGGCGCCCAGGCGGAGCGCTTCGTGGACGGCGCGCAATCCCTCTCACGCCGGCTGGCGGAGGCCCTGCCCCCGGACCGCGTCTTCCTCCGTGCGCCCGTGAAGGCCGTGCTCCAGGACGCGGAGGGGGTCACCGCCATCACGGAGGACGGCCGGACCTTGCGCGCGCGCCACGCCGTGGTGGCCACTCCGCCCGCGCTCGCGGAGCGCATCGACTTCGGCGGGGACCTGCCCCCGGGCCGCCGCCTCGCGCACGCGAACATGCCCATGGGCAGCGTCATCAAGGTCGTGGCCACCTACGCCACGCCGTTCTGGCGCGAGGCGGGCCTGTCCGGCGAGGCCGTCAGCGACGTGGGCCCCGTGCGGCTGTGCTTCGACGACTGCGGCCCCGGGGGACACCACCCCGCGCTCGTGGGCTTCTTCCTGGGTGACACCGCGCGGGCGTGGACCGGCCGCCCCACGGTCGACCTCCACCGCGCCGCGCTGGCGGACTTCGCGCGCTTCTTCGGTCCCCAGGCCCTGGCGCCCGTCGCCATCGCGGCGCTGGACTGGAAGCAGGAGCCGTTCAGCAGCGGCTGCTACGTGGGCCTGCCCCGCCCCGGCACCGTCACCGCCATCGGCGACGCGCTGCGGGCGCCGTTCGGCCGCGTGCACTGGGCCGGCACCGAGACGGCCATCGAGGGCCGTGGCTACCTGGACGGCGCCGTGGAGTCCGGCGAGCGCGCCGCCACGGAGATCGCCGCCCGGCTGTCCGCTCCTGTCGCCACGTAG
- a CDS encoding DUF4442 domain-containing protein, giving the protein MFALELVEKVRRVSPGAANALTTLAVKNIVPLAAAMGYRVEEVTDARVKATVPLDRKTKNHVGSVYLGAQVTVMELTMGVMLFRRFPPSQYKMLVNRMEVAFHAKAKSAVSAVCEPPEELLAGLASGLASKGDKAEAWIPVRLSGTDGQCVAEARFLAVFKRG; this is encoded by the coding sequence ATGTTCGCGTTGGAGCTGGTGGAGAAGGTGCGGCGGGTGTCACCGGGCGCGGCGAACGCGCTGACGACGCTCGCGGTGAAGAACATCGTCCCGCTGGCGGCGGCCATGGGCTACCGCGTGGAGGAGGTGACGGACGCGCGCGTGAAGGCGACGGTGCCGCTGGACCGCAAGACGAAGAACCACGTGGGCAGCGTGTACCTGGGCGCCCAGGTGACGGTGATGGAGCTGACGATGGGCGTGATGCTCTTCCGCCGGTTTCCCCCCAGTCAGTACAAGATGCTGGTCAACCGCATGGAGGTGGCCTTCCACGCGAAGGCGAAGTCGGCGGTGAGCGCGGTGTGCGAACCGCCGGAGGAGCTGCTCGCGGGGCTCGCGTCCGGGCTCGCCTCGAAGGGCGACAAGGCGGAGGCCTGGATCCCGGTGCGCCTGTCGGGCACCGACGGCCAGTGCGTCGCGGAGGCGCGCTTCCTGGCGGTGTTCAAGCGCGGGTAG
- a CDS encoding esterase/lipase family protein, translated as MSAKHHVYLVPGFFGFTNLGELLYFGHAYEFLKKDLARRGVDAEVVTVVSHPTASIRQRTADLLKAVHDTASGDDGPIHLVGHSTGGLDARLFVSPGAQVSDALELEPFARRVRSVVTVSAPHAGTPLATFFLGLFGQQLLKLLSLFTMYVLRFGRLPLSVVFRFGHLMARADDQLGWKATLLDQLFDQLLGDFSSERRDAVAKFLGDVGHDTSLIPQLTPEGIDLFNGGTHDRPGVRYGSVVTQARPPSFRTRLAAGMDPYAQLTHTIYAFVYAQTQRMPLTQLPLHTPAQTAALVQAYGAMPGPTACDGIVPTRSQVYGRVLTAVRADHLDAIGHFDQPAHQPPHVDWLISGSGFRRPQFEAMWKTIGDFLLEEEAPR; from the coding sequence ATGTCCGCGAAGCACCATGTGTACCTCGTTCCCGGTTTCTTCGGCTTCACCAACCTGGGCGAGCTCCTCTACTTCGGCCACGCGTATGAGTTCCTGAAGAAGGACCTCGCCCGCCGGGGGGTGGACGCGGAGGTGGTGACGGTCGTCTCGCACCCCACCGCCTCCATCCGTCAGCGCACCGCGGACCTGCTCAAGGCCGTGCACGACACGGCCTCCGGGGACGACGGCCCCATCCACCTGGTGGGCCACTCCACCGGCGGGCTGGACGCCCGGCTGTTCGTCAGCCCCGGCGCGCAGGTGTCGGACGCGCTGGAGCTGGAGCCCTTCGCGCGCCGGGTGCGCAGCGTGGTGACGGTGTCCGCGCCGCACGCGGGCACGCCGCTGGCCACGTTCTTCCTGGGCCTGTTCGGCCAGCAGCTGCTGAAGCTCCTGTCGCTGTTCACCATGTACGTGCTGCGCTTCGGCCGGCTGCCCTTGAGCGTGGTGTTCCGCTTCGGGCACCTGATGGCGCGGGCGGATGATCAACTGGGGTGGAAGGCGACGCTGTTGGATCAGCTCTTCGACCAGCTCCTGGGCGACTTCTCCAGCGAGCGGCGCGACGCGGTGGCGAAGTTCCTGGGGGACGTGGGCCACGACACGTCCCTCATCCCCCAGCTCACGCCGGAGGGCATCGACCTGTTCAACGGCGGCACCCACGACCGGCCCGGCGTGAGGTACGGCTCCGTGGTGACGCAGGCCCGGCCGCCCTCCTTCCGCACGCGGCTGGCGGCGGGCATGGACCCGTACGCGCAGCTCACCCACACCATCTACGCGTTCGTGTACGCGCAGACCCAGCGGATGCCGCTCACGCAGCTGCCCCTGCACACGCCCGCGCAGACGGCGGCGCTGGTGCAGGCCTACGGCGCGATGCCCGGCCCCACCGCGTGCGACGGCATCGTGCCCACGCGCTCGCAGGTGTACGGCCGCGTGCTGACGGCCGTGCGCGCGGACCACCTGGATGCCATTGGCCACTTCGACCAGCCGGCGCACCAGCCTCCGCACGTGGACTGGCTCATCTCCGGCTCCGGCTTCCGCCGCCCCCAGTTCGAGGCGATGTGGAAGACCATCGGCGACTTCCTCCTGGAAGAGGAGGCGCCGCGCTAG
- a CDS encoding S46 family peptidase, whose translation MYRRLLALGLLWSLPAAAEEGMWTYDGFPAAQVKKAYGFEPTQAWLDKVRLGSVRLANGCSASFVSPDGLVMTNHHCVRSCIEELTTAKDDLLAKGFQAKSAKEERRCPKIEANQLVEMTDVTERMNAATKGLTGAAFNTALKKETATVEAACATGSDVRCDVVTLYNGGKYQLYKYRRFQDVRLVFAPEFSMAAFGGDADNFNFPRYGYDVSFVRVWQDDAPAKSPDYLPWAKEGAKEGDLVFVSGHPGGTERKSTVAELEFQRDVALPQTLLQLAEMRGMLREFASSSPERFRVARSGLRGVENGLKALKGRQEMLADPAVLALKRQEEADLRKRIEANPQAKALTQGMWEETSQALDAWRRMMNDHRMKGAGDAFRSDLFAHAQALVRAAEELPKPNAERLREYTDGQLPGLKQRLLREVPIPAELEALEMTFGFNKLRETLGADDPFVRLVLGKEAPADLARALVRGTKLGDVKVRKALLEGGKAAVDASQDPMIVLARKVDAETRASRKRYEDTVEAVLKRNGERLAKAYLAVNGTAGAPDATFTLRLNYGQVKGWDDNGKAVPALTTFGGAYGRDTGKEPFKLPAPWVKAKGKVAEGTPLDMATTNDIIGGNSGSPVVNRDGQVVGLIFDGNLPSLGGRYAYVPETNRAVAVHGDGILAALEHVYGATRVVNELKGAQVAPAAPAR comes from the coding sequence GTGTACCGCCGACTGCTCGCGCTTGGCCTGCTGTGGTCCCTCCCCGCCGCCGCGGAAGAGGGCATGTGGACCTATGACGGCTTCCCCGCCGCCCAGGTGAAGAAGGCCTACGGCTTCGAGCCGACCCAAGCCTGGCTGGACAAGGTGCGCCTGGGCTCCGTCCGGCTGGCCAACGGGTGCTCCGCGAGCTTCGTGTCGCCGGACGGCCTGGTGATGACCAACCACCACTGCGTGCGCAGCTGCATCGAGGAGCTGACGACCGCGAAGGACGACCTGCTCGCGAAGGGCTTCCAGGCGAAGAGCGCGAAGGAGGAGCGGCGCTGTCCCAAGATTGAAGCCAACCAGCTGGTGGAGATGACGGACGTCACCGAGCGGATGAACGCGGCGACGAAGGGCCTCACGGGCGCGGCCTTCAACACCGCGCTCAAGAAGGAGACGGCCACGGTGGAGGCCGCGTGCGCCACCGGCAGTGACGTGCGCTGCGACGTGGTGACGCTCTACAACGGCGGCAAGTACCAGCTGTACAAGTACCGCCGCTTCCAGGACGTGCGGCTCGTCTTCGCGCCGGAGTTCTCCATGGCCGCCTTCGGCGGCGACGCGGACAACTTCAACTTCCCGCGCTACGGCTACGACGTGTCCTTCGTGCGCGTGTGGCAGGACGACGCGCCCGCGAAGAGCCCGGACTACCTGCCGTGGGCGAAGGAGGGCGCGAAGGAGGGCGACCTGGTGTTCGTCTCCGGCCACCCCGGCGGCACGGAGCGCAAGAGCACGGTGGCGGAGCTGGAGTTCCAGCGCGACGTGGCGCTGCCCCAGACGCTGCTCCAACTGGCGGAGATGCGCGGGATGCTGCGTGAGTTCGCCAGCTCCTCGCCGGAGCGCTTCCGGGTGGCGCGCTCCGGCCTGCGCGGCGTGGAGAACGGCCTGAAGGCCCTCAAGGGCCGGCAGGAGATGCTGGCGGACCCCGCGGTGCTCGCGCTCAAGCGGCAGGAGGAGGCGGACCTGCGCAAGCGCATCGAGGCGAACCCCCAGGCGAAGGCCCTCACGCAGGGCATGTGGGAGGAGACGTCGCAGGCGCTGGACGCGTGGCGCCGGATGATGAACGACCACCGCATGAAGGGCGCGGGGGACGCGTTCCGCTCCGACCTCTTCGCCCACGCGCAGGCGCTGGTGCGCGCGGCGGAGGAGCTGCCCAAGCCCAACGCGGAGCGCCTGCGCGAGTACACCGACGGCCAGCTCCCGGGCCTGAAGCAGCGGCTGCTGCGCGAGGTGCCCATCCCCGCGGAGCTGGAGGCGCTGGAGATGACGTTCGGCTTCAACAAGCTGCGCGAGACGCTGGGCGCGGATGATCCCTTCGTGCGGTTGGTGCTGGGCAAGGAGGCGCCCGCGGACCTGGCGCGCGCGCTGGTGCGCGGCACGAAGCTGGGCGACGTGAAGGTGCGCAAGGCGCTGCTGGAGGGCGGCAAGGCCGCGGTGGACGCGTCGCAGGATCCGATGATCGTCCTGGCGCGCAAGGTGGACGCGGAGACGCGCGCGTCGCGCAAGCGCTACGAGGACACGGTGGAGGCGGTGCTCAAGCGCAACGGTGAGCGGCTGGCGAAGGCGTACCTCGCGGTGAACGGGACGGCGGGCGCACCGGACGCGACCTTCACGCTCCGGCTCAACTACGGGCAGGTGAAGGGCTGGGATGACAACGGCAAGGCCGTGCCGGCGCTGACCACGTTCGGCGGCGCGTACGGGCGCGACACCGGCAAGGAGCCCTTCAAGCTGCCGGCGCCGTGGGTGAAGGCGAAGGGGAAGGTGGCGGAGGGGACGCCGCTGGACATGGCGACGACCAACGACATCATCGGCGGCAACTCCGGCTCGCCGGTGGTGAACCGCGACGGCCAGGTGGTGGGGCTCATCTTCGACGGCAACCTGCCGTCGCTGGGGGGCCGCTATGCCTACGTGCCGGAGACGAACCGCGCGGTGGCGGTGCACGGCGACGGCATCCTCGCCGCGCTGGAGCACGTCTACGGGGCCACGCGCGTGGTCAACGAGCTGAAGGGCGCCCAGGTCGCGCCGGCTGCTCCGGCCCGCTGA
- a CDS encoding adenylate/guanylate cyclase domain-containing protein, giving the protein MVVEAPEPRKMSAIMFTDMEAPAGQRWRDESLQRALHEEHGLLVRGLLSRHGGREVKRMEEGGFLLEFESSLPAVSFALEWRSAVDARNRGVPTERRISVRAGAHLGMVVHRDGDVFGEGVNLAARIESLARPGTVYVSETVAAQVEGRLKAPPVRLGRNELKNIRLPVAVFRIDAPAEERGEGALLSRVRSLLGRKRVPVDG; this is encoded by the coding sequence ATGGTGGTGGAGGCCCCGGAGCCCCGGAAGATGTCGGCCATCATGTTCACGGACATGGAGGCCCCCGCAGGTCAACGCTGGCGCGATGAGTCCCTCCAACGCGCGTTGCATGAGGAGCACGGGCTGCTCGTGCGCGGCCTGCTGTCGCGCCACGGAGGCCGCGAGGTGAAGCGGATGGAGGAGGGCGGCTTCCTCCTGGAGTTCGAGTCAAGCCTGCCCGCGGTGTCGTTCGCGCTGGAGTGGCGCTCGGCCGTGGACGCGCGCAACCGCGGCGTGCCCACCGAGCGCCGGATCTCCGTTCGCGCCGGCGCGCACCTGGGCATGGTGGTGCACCGCGACGGCGACGTGTTCGGCGAGGGCGTCAACCTGGCGGCCCGCATCGAGTCCCTGGCCCGGCCGGGCACCGTCTACGTCAGCGAGACGGTGGCGGCGCAGGTGGAGGGCCGGCTGAAGGCGCCGCCCGTTCGCCTGGGGCGCAACGAATTGAAGAACATCCGGCTGCCGGTGGCGGTGTTCCGCATCGACGCGCCGGCGGAGGAGCGCGGCGAGGGGGCGCTCCTGTCGCGCGTGCGTTCACTGCTGGGCCGTAAGCGCGTGCCCGTGGACGGTTGA
- a CDS encoding glutathione S-transferase family protein → MSELTLVVGSKNFSSWSLRPYLALAHTGQPFHEVLVPLDTPETAALIALHSPSGRVPVLKHGDTVVWDSLAICEYLAEAFPAAKLWPEDRAARAVARSITAEMHAGFQALRTNLPMDITARKSVPGLDAPGVHGDIARIQALWMGCRERHGKGGPFLFGTFSIADAFYAPVITRFVTYGVPFRPEIAAYRDAVLGLPAMLKWTEAAQGEPPLARYL, encoded by the coding sequence ATGTCCGAACTCACCCTGGTCGTTGGTTCCAAGAACTTCTCCTCCTGGTCTCTGCGCCCCTACCTGGCCCTGGCCCACACGGGTCAGCCGTTCCACGAGGTGCTGGTGCCGCTGGACACGCCGGAGACGGCGGCGCTCATCGCGCTGCACTCGCCCAGCGGGCGCGTGCCGGTGCTCAAGCACGGCGACACGGTGGTCTGGGATTCGCTGGCCATCTGTGAGTACCTGGCGGAAGCCTTCCCCGCCGCGAAGCTGTGGCCGGAGGACCGCGCGGCGCGCGCGGTGGCGCGCTCCATCACGGCGGAGATGCACGCGGGCTTCCAGGCGCTGCGCACGAACCTCCCCATGGACATCACCGCGCGCAAGTCGGTGCCGGGGCTGGACGCGCCGGGCGTGCACGGGGACATCGCGCGCATCCAGGCGCTGTGGATGGGCTGCCGCGAACGCCATGGCAAGGGCGGGCCCTTCCTCTTCGGCACCTTCTCCATCGCGGATGCGTTCTACGCGCCCGTCATCACGCGCTTCGTCACCTACGGCGTGCCGTTCCGCCCGGAGATCGCCGCGTACCGCGACGCGGTGCTCGGCCTGCCCGCGATGCTCAAGTGGACGGAGGCCGCCCAGGGCGAGCCGCCCCTGGCCCGCTACCTGTAG
- a CDS encoding HAD family hydrolase — MAAVPAVKAVLLDLGNVLVFHDNALLFARLAARAGLEPPEAARRLTGAGWTAANRGLLDAEGIRRDVCGALGVDLPMEEFAPLWSSHFTVHDAVLPRVEGLQGRVKRVLVSNTNALHVAYVKPLLPLLQRFDALVLSCEVGHVKPEPAIYRLALEKAGCAPEEAAFFDDLPEFVDAARALGLRGFVFTDAPAFDAQLKSLGL, encoded by the coding sequence GTGGCCGCCGTCCCCGCCGTGAAGGCCGTGCTGCTGGACCTGGGCAACGTGCTGGTGTTCCACGACAACGCCCTGCTCTTCGCGCGGCTCGCGGCGCGGGCCGGGCTGGAGCCCCCGGAGGCGGCGCGGCGGCTCACCGGCGCCGGGTGGACCGCGGCGAACCGGGGCCTGCTGGACGCGGAGGGCATCCGCCGGGACGTGTGCGGCGCGCTGGGCGTGGACCTGCCGATGGAGGAGTTCGCGCCCTTGTGGAGCAGCCACTTCACGGTGCACGACGCCGTGCTGCCGCGCGTGGAGGGGCTCCAGGGCCGGGTGAAGCGGGTGCTGGTGTCCAACACCAACGCGCTGCACGTGGCGTACGTGAAGCCGCTCCTCCCGCTGCTCCAGCGCTTCGACGCGCTCGTGCTCAGCTGCGAGGTGGGGCACGTGAAGCCGGAGCCCGCCATCTACCGGCTCGCGCTGGAGAAGGCGGGCTGCGCTCCGGAGGAGGCCGCTTTCTTCGACGACCTGCCGGAGTTCGTGGACGCGGCCCGGGCGCTGGGGCTGCGCGGGTTCGTCTTCACGGACGCGCCCGCGTTCGACGCGCAGCTGAAGTCGCTGGGGCTGTGA
- a CDS encoding methyl-accepting chemotaxis protein translates to MSPSSLSSLTLRGRLLLYMTLVSCVPLLTLTGLQDALMRQQTEAQIESSLRMEAEGFKDLLESTLAERESSAHSWAEDPVLRGALRTKDAAASDAMLALLQRRYLTLNGIVLFNDSGGVVSASAPALRDAYAKGAEAVRQAAWFREAQTGRTTAEGVEAEDPIFSVHVLPLAVPVMDEQGQRLGVLLAAFDWGQVKELVKPALARAQQRGHRSFSLEVRGADGRTLFNSGKGARDDAGRVSVVAVDGLDVRDVGDGWKFIAQVDPEEAYAPLNQTRRLVLGLAALFVAAVGLGSWVMARGITRPLRALSEVVRRVVKEGDLTQVMEVKAGRDEVGELTQAFGQMMKNLHETATSLQQGTRVLSETVAELNLASEVQERNVARQAAALQETQVTAQEIKQTSLLAAEKAETVLGVAARAEEVGRAGEVAIRDSLGGFQGLHEQSGEMAMRIVQLNERTQQIGGITQTVKDLADQSNMLALNAAIEAVRSGEHGKGFSVVAREIRNLADQSIQATEKVRDILGDLGHAIISTAKMTEQSHSSVAEGLEQVRTSGDHLKELATIVQDNAAAARQIAGAVNQQNAGIAQIFSAVTDLSSMMAETQASLRSTTGAAKRLQEVAGQMEGVARSYRI, encoded by the coding sequence ATGTCTCCATCCTCCTTGAGCTCCCTGACACTGCGTGGGCGGCTGCTGCTGTACATGACCCTGGTGTCGTGCGTGCCGCTCCTGACGCTCACCGGGTTGCAGGACGCGTTGATGCGCCAGCAGACGGAGGCGCAGATCGAGTCCTCGCTGCGCATGGAGGCGGAGGGCTTCAAGGACCTGCTGGAGTCCACCCTGGCGGAGCGCGAGTCGAGCGCGCACAGCTGGGCGGAGGACCCGGTGCTCCGGGGCGCGCTGCGCACGAAGGACGCGGCCGCGAGCGACGCGATGCTGGCGCTGCTCCAGCGGCGCTACCTCACCCTCAACGGCATCGTGCTCTTCAACGACTCGGGCGGGGTGGTCTCCGCGAGCGCGCCCGCGCTGCGCGACGCGTACGCGAAGGGCGCGGAGGCGGTGCGCCAGGCCGCGTGGTTCCGCGAGGCCCAGACCGGCCGCACCACGGCGGAAGGCGTGGAGGCGGAGGACCCCATCTTCAGCGTGCACGTGCTGCCCCTGGCGGTGCCGGTGATGGACGAGCAGGGCCAGCGCCTGGGCGTGCTGCTCGCCGCGTTCGACTGGGGCCAGGTGAAGGAGCTGGTGAAGCCCGCGCTCGCCCGGGCCCAGCAGCGCGGACACCGCAGCTTCTCCCTGGAGGTGCGGGGCGCGGACGGCCGGACGCTGTTCAACTCCGGCAAGGGCGCGCGCGACGACGCGGGCCGCGTGTCCGTGGTGGCGGTGGATGGCCTGGACGTGCGCGACGTGGGGGACGGCTGGAAGTTCATCGCCCAGGTGGACCCGGAGGAGGCCTACGCGCCCCTCAACCAGACGCGCCGGCTGGTGCTGGGACTCGCGGCCCTCTTCGTGGCGGCGGTGGGCCTGGGCTCGTGGGTGATGGCGCGCGGCATCACCCGGCCCCTGCGCGCGCTGAGCGAGGTGGTCCGCCGCGTCGTGAAGGAAGGCGACCTCACGCAGGTGATGGAGGTGAAGGCGGGGCGGGACGAGGTGGGGGAGCTGACGCAGGCCTTCGGGCAGATGATGAAGAACCTGCACGAGACGGCCACCAGCCTCCAGCAGGGCACGCGCGTGCTCAGCGAGACCGTGGCGGAGCTCAACCTGGCCTCCGAGGTCCAGGAGCGCAACGTGGCCCGGCAGGCCGCCGCGCTCCAGGAGACGCAGGTGACGGCGCAGGAGATCAAGCAGACGTCGCTCCTGGCCGCGGAGAAGGCGGAGACGGTGCTGGGCGTGGCGGCGCGCGCGGAGGAGGTGGGCCGCGCGGGCGAGGTCGCCATCCGCGACAGCCTGGGGGGCTTCCAGGGCCTGCATGAACAGTCCGGAGAGATGGCCATGCGCATCGTGCAGCTCAACGAGCGCACGCAGCAGATTGGCGGCATCACCCAGACGGTGAAGGACCTGGCGGACCAGTCCAACATGCTCGCGCTCAACGCGGCCATCGAAGCGGTGCGCTCCGGCGAGCACGGCAAGGGCTTCAGCGTGGTGGCGCGGGAGATCCGCAACCTGGCGGACCAGTCCATCCAGGCCACGGAGAAGGTGCGCGACATCCTGGGAGACCTGGGCCACGCCATCATCTCCACGGCGAAGATGACCGAGCAGAGCCACTCCAGCGTCGCGGAGGGCCTGGAGCAGGTGCGCACCAGCGGCGATCACCTGAAGGAGCTGGCCACCATCGTCCAGGACAACGCCGCGGCGGCGCGGCAGATCGCCGGCGCGGTGAACCAGCAGAACGCGGGCATCGCGCAGATCTTCAGCGCGGTGACGGACCTGTCCTCGATGATGGCGGAGACGCAGGCGAGCCTGAGGTCCACCACCGGCGCGGCGAAGCGGCTGCAGGAAGTCGCGGGCCAGATGGAAGGCGTCGCGCGGTCCTACCGCATCTGA
- a CDS encoding host attachment protein yields the protein MADKRLWILVANASRARLFATDAKAEKWDLIEQFQHDESRTKPVDLFNQADNPNAGTLHGPVPENDPNGRRELEHERFARELSGHLDRGVDSHAFDQLVIAAPPAFLGMLRGRLSTRVRQRVRLDLDADYSNLPARDLPDRVPLL from the coding sequence ATGGCGGACAAGAGGCTCTGGATCCTGGTGGCCAACGCGAGTCGCGCCCGGCTCTTCGCCACGGATGCGAAGGCGGAGAAGTGGGACCTCATCGAGCAGTTCCAGCATGACGAGAGCCGGACCAAGCCCGTCGATCTCTTCAATCAGGCGGACAACCCCAACGCGGGCACGCTGCACGGCCCGGTGCCGGAGAACGACCCCAACGGCCGGAGGGAGCTGGAGCACGAGCGCTTCGCCCGGGAGCTGTCCGGGCACCTGGACCGGGGCGTGGACTCGCACGCGTTCGACCAGCTGGTCATCGCGGCGCCACCGGCGTTCCTGGGCATGCTGCGGGGGCGGCTCAGCACGCGCGTGAGGCAGCGGGTGCGGCTGGACCTGGACGCGGACTACTCGAACCTGCCAGCGAGGGACCTGCCCGACCGCGTCCCGCTGCTCTAG